The genomic interval cggaattttgcattttttcgggataaaagtatcctacgTGTTAATGCAGGTTATAAACTATCATTGTGTCAAATTTTAGTAAATCGTTATACCTATGCCGcataaatattttcttacatTATCCATTTCctttcaaatttcatccaaatccaatGAGTCGGATCGTTTTTGCATGATGAAGTACATATTGCCAAGAATGCTGCAAGAAATTTCACATAAATTCATGTTATTCATGttacataaattattatattgtgtCAGTATGAATACGTCCTACTCTGGACAATCTTCTCACGAAGATGTGTTCATAGATTCGATGCACATCGACATTATAATCCAGATGCACCAAGGGGTGGCTTTCTACATCTAAAAAAGGAGTCTGGCTTTTTACTGAGGCAAAAAtgactaaaattatattatatttttttttttatgtagcctgtattatgtcccactgctgggcaaaggtctccccttttctccgccactcttccctgtcctgggcatgcacctgccaatcgagctgaaaagcgctcaggtcgtcccgccatctcctcttgggtctgcctctgctcctatgcccatccctcggatcccattcggttacgatccgtgcccatcggtccgggtgcatgcggcagacatgtccggcccagtcccacttcagcttggcggtcttgacacccacatctgtGATACGAGTTTTAGAGCGCAGTATCGTGTTTGTGATTCGATCAGTTCTTCGACATGTCACTTAAGCGCAAACTCGTCGACATGTGTATTCTTCCCATTTTAACCTACGGCGCACAGACTTGGTCATTGACTGAAGCTCAAAAGTCCaggctcaaggtttgccaacgagcaatggagcgcagtattctgggtgttcgaagaactgatatattatattaaatattatattatattaagacATTGTTTATTGTCCTGTTATTGGTCAACCAGCCACATGTTATTCTAAGCCCCAGTATGTTTATTAGGGAAGGCATCCTGGCGAAGACCCTAGCATTTGGTTAAGAAActggtgatttttattataactatCGACCTATTAAATATGAATGGTTCCTAACGTACTGAAATTTATTGTTACAGATTGAAGCGCCCTCTGACTGAAAGCGCCGGCGCTGGCAACAGCGGAGCGCGACGCACGTATACCGAGGATGAACTCCAATCAGCCCTCCGCGACATTCAATCAGGCCGACTCGGCacccgccgcgccgccgtcgTCTACGGCATCCCTCGCTCCACCCTCCGTAACAAAGTCAACAAGTTCGGCCTCGCCGCAGACCCACCCGACTCCGACCCCGACTCCGACCCCGAACGACCCGACTCCCCACCTTCTGTCATACTCAAAATCCCAACATTCCCACCACCCGACGACAAGTCACCATCGCCAGCTACGCCAGGCGCGCCCGTCACTCCCATTTTACCGCCGCAGCCGCAGCTCTCGCAATCATCATCACTGTTATTACCGGCGTCAGTCTTTGCTGATCCGCCTTCCTCGCAGCATCTATTTACGTCACTCAGCGATGTCATTGCGAAGAGCATAAGCCAGAAGTTCCAACAGCCGCTCGACCGACCTCACCAACAGGCTGACTTAGCCTTCATGCGACATCAGCAAGACAGACACGTCTCCGTCATCAAAACACCGCCAGATAATTCCAGAAACTTCTCAGCTCCGTGCAACTCGCGCGCTCCACCGAATAACAACGGGCAGCCTGCGACCGGAAAAGGCACCAGACCGAAGAGAGGGAAGTATAGGAACTATGACAGGGATAGTTTAGTAGAGGCGGTCAAAGCGGTGCAGCGAGGAGAGATGTCGGTACACCGCGCCGGGTCCTACTACGGCGTGCCGCACTCTACGCTGGAGTATAAGGTTAAGGAGCGGCATCTGATGCGGCCTCGCAAACGCGAGCCGAAGCCTCCCCAGGACGTGAAGCCACAGCCGCCAAAGCCGCCGCCACCGAAGCCGATGGGAAAACCTTTTAGCAACGGCATGAACGGACCAGAAACACCAGGGTATCCCCCGAGCTACTTCTGGGCGGGGGGTGGTTTCCCGGCGCCGCCCGCTCCAGATCTGTACGCGTCGCACATGATGCGTCGTCTGCGTGAGGAAGCGCCGCCGCCGGCGAACGGGTCGTTTCTGGAAGGGATTATCAGGTCGAGCCTGGAGCGTCCGGGCGCGGCGCTGCTGCAGCGGCTGACGGAGCCCCGTGCGGGGGGCGACGCGCTGCTGCGGCGGCTGGCGGCGGACGAGGAGCcgccggcgcggcgcgcgcgcatggACAGCTCGGACCGCGCGCTGGCGGCCGAGATGCGCGAGGCGGTGCAGCGGCTGCGCGCCGACAAGCTGCGTCCACGCAACGGTACGCCcacgccgccgcccgcgccgcccgccgcgccgcccgacCGCGCCTAGTGCCGACACCTCACCGACTGTCGGCTAGTGTTCGCCCAAGGATTCTAAAGCGTCGAGACGTTCCGATCTCCTCAGTCTTTGTGATAATTGTTGTAAAGTACATTCCGTTAGGAGCGGGCCGTGGCCGCGCTAAACCGGCCAGGGCTTGTCGGTTCCGCGCGGCCGCGGTCGCTCTACGCGCCGGTCGGATCTTAACGCTGTGCCTAGGCCGTCGCGAGGCGTGCCCGAAACAAGTTTCTACATTGATACATACAATTAGAGTGCAATAGAACCTACTTCGTAAGGATTTTTCGTACGAAACTCATGCATTGTTTACGTGTATACTGTTGTAGTGACAATAAAGTTAGTTACAGGCTTTTTTCCGTACGGTTCCGATGCATCTGGGTTCGCATTTATTTCACGACTACGAGTATAACTGTTTTGTAGTAGTGTCCGTTTTTCCGTTTCGCTTCAGTCTATAGTCCAGCTCTTTCACAGTGTATACCTACATCGACTCACATAATCACCAAATAACACAATAGTTACCTACGGTCACATCCAGTTCAATATACCACAGCTTTACTATGAGATATCACAATAAATAGATTTAGTCCCACGACGTTAGGTTTCGGAACATCGTTTGTGACTTACAGTGTAATTCGGAGGGCGAGAGGGCGTTGGGTGCTCTTGGAATTGCCGTTTATTTTGAACTGGCTGATTTCATTTTGCGACGACGGAATGCTCCGttgagaaaacaaaatattgcgaagtttgaaaaaggaataacgaaactttttaatcaaaaagattcgaatttgaattttatattcaaAAGCACGTGAAGCAATTTCAAAGTGGCCAGCATGAAATAGCGGTAATAACACAGATAGGCTAAAGGCAACACTATCTTTCGATAAATAATGTAGGATCTAAAACGTCTTGTAATATAAATCTGTCTTTTTGTTAGTGAGTGTTCGGCTGTAGATAGACTAGCTGTGATGGACACGTGTTTTACGTCCCCAGCGAATGCTTCGtaaaatttcttaaaatttatttgatgtcTCTGATATTTCTGAGTAAAACGCTCCGATGTCAAGACTCATCACACTGCAAGCCACGAATGAACGGTCGTTCAAATTCTGGCAAAACGTTGACGCCTCATTTTTGACCTTGTGTTTAAGTAAAAGACAACCAAAAGTTAacgttataaaatttacctatttaaataattttaagtgaaaaaaaaaacaatgtaacaaattaattataaagcTAGCCATGAGTGTAAATGTTATCGATTTTTAAGTGAACTATTGCAGATTTTGTGCGGTGTTTTTATAATTAGATAGGTAATATATTGAATGAAATTATTAGCGCTATTGGGTAGGTCGTGTGCGAGCGGCGCAGGCGGCGGGCACGGAAGACTTatgtgcaattattattttgtataaaatagtaatttaaaGTGTGTCTAAAGCTAACACGTGGATTTCCATATTACTGAATGTGATATTTAGATATTACGAATGCGTTCGGGCGAGCCGCATCATACATATATACACGTACGTACATTAAATACATCTAGTgaacttatatattttatgtactattattgtatcttaagaaaatatattcttatttttcatggtccaagttttaaatgttttatcgactatacaaaaatatggataatcattattatattcttgTCGACTTTAAAAATTATTAGCCCAAAaatcctcaaaaaaaaaatgatatcttcaaatttgtgaaattttttggtgttcaatCGAAAGTATATTAATGAAGTACGAGATGGAAAAAATGTATACGCTCTCCCAAGAAGTAAAAATTAGGTAAAAACTATTTGGATATAAAATTATCGTACTACGATTACTGTAAGTTATGTGTAAATGTGCGCCTCATGGGAAATAAGATAGTctttgtattatgtatgtaattgaaatatacatattatattatatacacgTTAAAATTATATGTCCTACCTTTTCTTCGGAGACCACGATGTGCAAAATAGGACTACCAATTGGAATACTCTCgacatttcgacattttattttaattcgttTACCTGAATTCAAACTACGGTCGAAATATCCGAAACCAAATACATATCCCAAATGCCGGGATGTCGAACGCATtctagagaaaaaaaaacgaaaatttttATATTCAAAATTTACTAGTCGATAGCATCTTTCACATTGATTTATCTAGATCATTTTCGACGTCTTTTTAATGTTTAGGTATAATCCTAAATCtgtatttgtttacattttgtgcATTTAAATCTTAACTTTGTATGTACTACCTACTGGGATCTCGTCACCATGTTGTCACGCCACCCGGATCGCATTTCGGTTGcgttcaaaaaattcaaaaatcgaacaatttattcttatttcaaaaaatacgtACACGAATCTGTGTGTTATGCCAGACCTTTGTTGATAGCTTAAAACGGTTACTCTGTGTAAGTCTGTACAGAAAACATAGGATGGGACAATTTGCAAAGAGAATTctagattttaatgaacattCCGTTTAGAatgttattagattttttttaattataaataaaaatattttttccatcgGGAACAAATCATTATGTTGTTTAATCTTATTTGTAACGTTAGTAATTTTTTAAGcggctttattttttaatgaactacaattacctataatattatattgagATGTTATACATGTCATTGTTTTTGTGCAGTGTTTGGGGCTAGATGCCCGGTTAAGAGAGTTGCGACTGATGTAGTAGAATCAAGTGAAACCAGCGAGCGCTGGCTTGGCCTGTACAAAATATGGTTTACACCGCCTTAGCACTTACAATGTTAATCATACAGCGGTCTCTAGCGAATAATCACCACTGACCAAAAAATCCGCTTAAGTAATTTCTTTGTCTAATTGTTGATTATTCGCAGGCCACGCGACGAGGTCatgtttcatttgtttttaaaaaagcatctaattttttttattttaatacagtgCGAACGTGCCGTGCAGTGTAACTTAACTTGCCAAGCGCGTTGTCAAAAGAAAGTCGAAAATAGAAACAAATGAACTTTGACTTCTTCGCAAAGAGATTGCTGGAATTACTAGTgaatcattttttattgtatattgtTCAATCATTTTTCCACATAGTTTAagaattttagttaaaatacgatagcgtaatttttaattaatagctAGCCGGTAGTGattctttaataattttgttattttttttttgtaaatgtaataCAATTTCGCAGtaagggttaggttaggtcttGAACGGTCCTCGACTGGTCCAGGAACAAAAAAGACAATGAAGGGAAGTTGCATTTTTAACTAGAAACTTAGTGAACCTTAAATATTCCATGAGACATTTTTGTGaatgcgtttattttttatctcacatttaaaaacaaaggCTTCCGAACTTCGAGCGCGCGGAGATGTCGCATTCATAGCGttcgttatttaatttttaaatttgactcTCGAATCCCGATTcgatatttgaatttaaaaatgggCCGTTTgtaaaatgttgccagttttcTGAGCAAGTGTTGTGCGCGTGGTTGTTTGCATGTGTCTGTGTATTTGCCAACCAGTGGgtgacggttttttttattactggcCACACCAGTCAGTAAGTGCATGTTGCTTGTGGCAACACTATGAAGTACTTAGTGTTGCTAGCCTGATTGTAAAGCGGACGGTAAATGTAAGTTTCACCTTTATTGTCAACAATTGTTTTCCTTtacaactgtatgtatttctagaggattaattttaataaatattgtactattattacaataattgacttattattattgacatTTAGAATTATTGTGGAAAGGTATGACAGTTAAGGTTTTGGAATAAGCGAGAGCGGAATGTTCAcacattcgttttttttaaattatgtacaacaagaagcatttaattttagacatattaaatataatgttatcTTTATTAAAGGAGGGTAGTGTAAAATTCGAATACAATATTGTCatgtatttattaatagaaAAAAGGGAAACGCTTGTAACAAAGTAACATCACACTGCTGTggaattttctttattttaagaaaaattatTGGCGATtttagaactctgtcaagagttaatttgtcaaaaatgattaaaaatcaGGTAATGGACCAATGTTTAACATAGAAGACGCTGTTATTTcctaaataattgattgaaggctcatgttttttttttaataatgtaatagtaggtacctaaactgCTAAAGGAGCTAAAAAGatcaaattataatattgttatttaattattgagtacaagttttaatggaatattttttttttcaatataccTTACTCGcttctatattttttgttactttgttcctttagttttatataattatcattGTTTAGTTTTCTTTACAGAATTAATTACAAACGAAGCGTGTACATAAACGGTTCGTTATTTCACgatattatattgttttcactTCTTTCTAAAATTGATGGTTTGTAATTTTGATCGCTGATAATAAACtggaatttttagaaaaaaaattggcgaAATGTGATTGGCTTAACTTAATTGTATTAAGGGCTTATTTTCCCACTCATTGGTAATTTTTATGTGACagctgtgatgccgtctctgtttatgtAGATAAAACCAAGAGAGACGGTATCAcagtgaaacaggccctaaatctaGTCAAATTTATAGAAAAGGTGCGAAAAATCGAAAAAGCTAAGCTTACTATATCGACTGACACTTTGATAGGTAAAAACGTCCAAAAACGTCGCTAGGCGGCACGAGTTGATTTGAAATTGTGGAATTGTAGACGATCGTATAGTGGGGACGTTAGAAATTGGCCCGTTTTTATCCCTGGCAACACTGAGAATAAACACGAGCCAATTCACCCCAGAAATGTACGAAACCATTTCTTACGTACCTATACTTATATCTTACGTAGCATCATTTTGAAGTGAAGATTTTTCCAAATGTAATGTCCTTTATCTATAAGAACTTTATCCTTACGTTAACTAAAGATGGCTGGTTAGGCAGGTGTAAGAATGTGCGAGGATATTTAAAACCTGTATACaataaatttcattcatttgttgaattatgatttgttttatttctataGAATGCCCTATAAACCTATTACTATATTTTTAGCTGTAGTATTAACCTATATTAAAAGATATTGTACCggacaactcacgtcttaaatcgacttTAGCTTGatgttttgggctaattcgtagccattcttcctaggagcaacgcgactcggcggctgccgcaacgcGCAcagcgcgccaccgctctgctcgcgcgactacccgacgaaactaaagccgcgtatccattagagcagcctgaggccgagcaccgcgagcagagccatattttgtcggttttttggccgtgctcaaaggagcctcagtctgagccgtgcctttggcagcgtctccacttgcgcggcctcggagcgaggcagccgctcggcccgaggctgcctctagtggatacgcggcttaacaccggcgcacaactagcCACATTTTCAACgtaatttttattgtcaatgtcaaatgtagggtagtaGCACAcaacatacatatttaatactgttttccaactcaGGGGTATGTACCAACCAACCATAATctcggttaaaattcggatgacgactatTTATATCAATgcttccgcggaatgaaaaacttttctctcgcaagtacagataccttgtCAAATCTGGGGGCCTAaaatgatcttttcataaacgatccaaatcaatccagttcaatttaggcacctaaactgaatcgtcgaaattggtaccacgacgtttatttttcagagctgagtctcaatggtttacatgtgaatgaaagaccgatattgtctctggtcccaaactgaaacgctaagtcgcgaaagggatgccgctatatgcaaacctctttatttttgaaaaagcaataactctatgtcattccgtgttcttagcaaccgttgtgtttattacaaataaaatgtttacgctgtcactaatccacgagtctcttttctcactgaaaaattagttttatcaatgaggagttaagaagcacaatgtcgtgagtacctatgaaaagttataaaacttgaataaaattgacagaatgagtaacttatactgaatcgctaaatttgacactgaagcaattcaattcccactcaagttcagcgtcatggtacgaaaaccgcttgaaatgagtgaatgaaaatgtctgtatcgctgtcgctgaatcgtgcttgaactgaatcgcaaaagtaacgtcgtggtacgaaatagcgatgcagttcagtttagagcctaaactgaatcgtattaagagagcgtggtaggccccctgatatagtgcgtcgaatccgagtccattgagtACTCGGACACAGCCAGAGGACTTCgcataatttttaatatttacctacctactgggTATTTAACTGAGCTAAGCTCAATAATAGTATACAAAGCCATACTTTACTCGTACAATACAATGATTACCTATTTATGGAACACCATAAAATAGTAagcagtaggtacttacagagAAAACCGAGGTACA from Choristoneura fumiferana chromosome 25, NRCan_CFum_1, whole genome shotgun sequence carries:
- the Eip93F gene encoding ecdysone-induced protein 93F isoform X3; its protein translation is MGRRKWKLYQDAILPKRDGEPSSDDSMPSTDPPPALKIKTIEQINEDKQEEKRPETILESLIKRPATVPKVEMVEEPTDWKPSDKCYFCVEGEGGGETRPTGAQSPASESDSSSVSGAKSPAAAPPLLQHLLQLQLQAQSPQAIAQLQQMIATLAALNTGLVPPALSQAWLMQRFTHARLPDRLQDVEKVSAPSASPTSAEQPLDLSAKSTSSTSGTPPPDSKDNRLKRPLTESAGAGNSGARRTYTEDELQSALRDIQSGRLGTRRAAVVYGIPRSTLRNKVNKFGLAADPPDSDPDSDPERPDSPPSVILKIPTFPPPDDKSPSPATPGAPVTPILPPQPQLSQSSSLLLPASVFADPPSSQHLFTSLSDVIAKSISQKFQQPLDRPHQQADLAFMRHQQDRHVSVIKTPPDNSRNFSAPCNSRAPPNNNGQPATGKGTRPKRGKYRNYDRDSLVEAVKAVQRGEMSVHRAGSYYGVPHSTLEYKVKERHLMRPRKREPKPPQDVKPQPPKPPPPKPMGKPFSNGMNGPETPGYPPSYFWAGGGFPAPPAPDLYASHMMRRLREEAPPPANGSFLEGIIRSSLERPGAALLQRLTEPRAGGDALLRRLAADEEPPARRARMDSSDRALAAEMREAVQRLRADKLRPRNGTPTPPPAPPAAPPDRA
- the Eip93F gene encoding ecdysone-induced protein 93F isoform X1, which produces MAQCSFARCQQERRAIRKELQRWTKNMVSILGLERVAEELMGRRKWKLYQDAILPKRDGEPSSDDSMPSTDPPPALKIKTIEQINEDKQEEKRPETILESLIKRPATVPKVEMVEEPTDWKPSDKCYFCVEGEGGGETRPTGAQSPASESDSSSVSGAKSPAAAPPLLQHLLQLQLQAQSPQAIAQLQQMIATLAALNTGLVPPALSQAWLMQRFTHARLPDRLQDVEKVSAPSASPTSAEQPLDLSAKSTSSTSGTPPPDSKDNRLKRPLTESAGAGNSGARRTYTEDELQSALRDIQSGRLGTRRAAVVYGIPRSTLRNKVNKFGLAADPPDSDPDSDPERPDSPPSVILKIPTFPPPDDKSPSPATPGAPVTPILPPQPQLSQSSSLLLPASVFADPPSSQHLFTSLSDVIAKSISQKFQQPLDRPHQQADLAFMRHQQDRHVSVIKTPPDNSRNFSAPCNSRAPPNNNGQPATGKGTRPKRGKYRNYDRDSLVEAVKAVQRGEMSVHRAGSYYGVPHSTLEYKVKERHLMRPRKREPKPPQDVKPQPPKPPPPKPMGKPFSNGMNGPETPGYPPSYFWAGGGFPAPPAPDLYASHMMRRLREEAPPPANGSFLEGIIRSSLERPGAALLQRLTEPRAGGDALLRRLAADEEPPARRARMDSSDRALAAEMREAVQRLRADKLRPRNGTPTPPPAPPAAPPDRA
- the Eip93F gene encoding ecdysone-induced protein 93F isoform X2 — translated: MPHASTSLERVAEELMGRRKWKLYQDAILPKRDGEPSSDDSMPSTDPPPALKIKTIEQINEDKQEEKRPETILESLIKRPATVPKVEMVEEPTDWKPSDKCYFCVEGEGGGETRPTGAQSPASESDSSSVSGAKSPAAAPPLLQHLLQLQLQAQSPQAIAQLQQMIATLAALNTGLVPPALSQAWLMQRFTHARLPDRLQDVEKVSAPSASPTSAEQPLDLSAKSTSSTSGTPPPDSKDNRLKRPLTESAGAGNSGARRTYTEDELQSALRDIQSGRLGTRRAAVVYGIPRSTLRNKVNKFGLAADPPDSDPDSDPERPDSPPSVILKIPTFPPPDDKSPSPATPGAPVTPILPPQPQLSQSSSLLLPASVFADPPSSQHLFTSLSDVIAKSISQKFQQPLDRPHQQADLAFMRHQQDRHVSVIKTPPDNSRNFSAPCNSRAPPNNNGQPATGKGTRPKRGKYRNYDRDSLVEAVKAVQRGEMSVHRAGSYYGVPHSTLEYKVKERHLMRPRKREPKPPQDVKPQPPKPPPPKPMGKPFSNGMNGPETPGYPPSYFWAGGGFPAPPAPDLYASHMMRRLREEAPPPANGSFLEGIIRSSLERPGAALLQRLTEPRAGGDALLRRLAADEEPPARRARMDSSDRALAAEMREAVQRLRADKLRPRNGTPTPPPAPPAAPPDRA